One segment of Aquimarina sp. BL5 DNA contains the following:
- a CDS encoding gliding motility-associated C-terminal domain-containing protein, translating into MNKYILIAVSFFIVVSCSDNDDGNNNSSCCGQDAFVVEINNLSGDIEIEPFNVITPNSDGINDIFVISGLAAYPNNSLRVFSNNTLVFESSNYHLNQIFGADLIDDSFAQKVFTYELLVDNGDSFKAKGTICAIKSSSNDSDSCNAFDLSDPLLN; encoded by the coding sequence ATGAATAAATATATACTAATAGCAGTGTCGTTTTTCATTGTGGTCAGTTGTAGTGATAATGATGATGGTAACAACAATTCTTCCTGTTGTGGACAAGATGCTTTTGTTGTTGAAATAAATAACCTATCTGGAGATATAGAAATAGAGCCTTTTAATGTGATTACTCCTAATAGCGACGGTATAAATGATATTTTCGTAATATCAGGTTTGGCAGCGTATCCTAACAATTCTTTACGAGTTTTTTCGAATAACACTTTAGTTTTTGAAAGCAGTAATTATCATTTGAATCAAATATTTGGTGCTGATTTGATAGATGATTCTTTTGCTCAAAAGGTGTTTACATATGAGTTATTGGTTGATAATGGAGATAGTTTTAAAGCTAAAGGAACAATATGTGCGATAAAATCTTCAAGTAATGACTCCGATAGTTGTAATGCGTTTGATCTCAGCGATCCACTTTTGAATTAA
- the pgk gene encoding phosphoglycerate kinase produces the protein MKTINDFNFENKKALIRVDFNVPLDENFKVTDSTRIEAAKPTIIKVLEDGGSAVLMSHLGRPKGVQDEFSLNHIVDEVSQVIGVQVKFVTNCVGKEAEDAVAQLNPGEVLLLENLRFHKEETAGDTGFAEQLSKLGDIYVNDAFGTAHRAHASTTIVAQFFPESKCFGDLLSKEIESIDKVLKSGEKPITAVLGGSKVSSKITIIENILDKVDHLIIGGGMTYTFVKAQGGKIGDSICEDDKQELALEILKKAKEKGVQIHLPVDVIGADAFDNNANTRAMSVDAIPDGWQGLDAGPETLKNFHQVILNSKTILWNGPLGVFEMENFANGTITLGHSIAEATEKGAFSLVGGGDSVAAVKQFGFGDKVSYVSTGGGAMLESLEGKTLPGIAAIGK, from the coding sequence ATGAAGACAATCAATGATTTCAATTTTGAAAATAAAAAAGCATTAATTCGAGTAGATTTTAATGTTCCTCTAGATGAAAATTTTAAGGTAACTGATAGTACCAGAATTGAAGCTGCTAAACCAACAATTATCAAAGTACTAGAAGATGGTGGAAGTGCTGTTTTAATGTCTCATTTAGGTCGTCCGAAAGGAGTTCAGGATGAATTTTCATTAAATCACATAGTAGATGAGGTATCACAGGTAATCGGTGTACAAGTAAAATTTGTAACCAATTGTGTTGGTAAAGAAGCGGAAGATGCTGTGGCACAATTAAATCCTGGTGAAGTATTATTACTTGAAAACTTAAGATTTCATAAAGAAGAGACTGCAGGAGATACTGGTTTTGCTGAGCAATTATCTAAATTAGGCGATATTTATGTAAATGATGCTTTTGGTACAGCGCATAGAGCACATGCTTCCACAACAATCGTAGCACAGTTTTTTCCAGAAAGTAAGTGCTTCGGGGATCTATTATCCAAAGAAATTGAAAGTATTGACAAAGTACTAAAGAGCGGAGAAAAACCAATTACTGCAGTGTTAGGAGGATCTAAGGTTTCTTCTAAAATTACTATTATAGAAAACATTTTAGACAAAGTAGACCACCTAATAATAGGTGGTGGAATGACATATACATTTGTCAAAGCGCAAGGAGGAAAAATAGGAGACTCTATTTGTGAAGACGATAAGCAGGAGTTGGCTTTGGAAATTTTAAAGAAAGCAAAAGAAAAGGGAGTACAAATACACTTACCAGTTGATGTAATTGGGGCGGATGCTTTTGATAACAACGCGAATACGAGAGCAATGAGTGTTGATGCAATTCCTGATGGATGGCAAGGATTAGATGCTGGACCGGAAACATTAAAGAATTTTCATCAGGTGATATTAAATTCAAAAACAATACTTTGGAACGGACCATTGGGAGTATTTGAGATGGAAAACTTCGCAAACGGAACAATAACATTAGGTCATTCTATTGCCGAAGCAACGGAAAAAGGAGCGTTCTCTCTTGTAGGAGGTGGTGATTCAGTTGCAGCAGTAAAACAGTTTGGTTTTGGTGATAAAGTAAGTTATGTTTCTACCGGTGGCGGAGCGATGTTAGAAAGTTTAGAAGGAAAAACGCTTCCTGGTATTGCAGCAATCGGAAAGTAA
- a CDS encoding DoxX family protein yields the protein MYNFMTHIVSITILLFLLITFLQSGIDKITDWKGNLSWLKDHFSATFMAKMIPLLLGIVLILEIITAVLCVLGIYQLIADGGIRYASEAMFSGCFTLLMLLFGQRVAKDYQGALTITCYFIVAIFGLYVVNS from the coding sequence ATGTATAATTTTATGACTCATATTGTCTCTATTACAATCTTACTATTTTTACTTATTACTTTTTTACAATCTGGTATTGACAAAATTACAGATTGGAAAGGAAATCTAAGCTGGTTAAAAGATCATTTCTCTGCTACTTTTATGGCTAAGATGATTCCTTTACTTCTTGGTATTGTTTTAATCTTAGAAATCATCACTGCTGTATTGTGTGTCTTAGGAATTTATCAATTAATAGCCGATGGAGGAATACGGTATGCGTCTGAGGCTATGTTTTCTGGTTGTTTTACCTTACTAATGCTTCTTTTTGGTCAACGTGTTGCTAAGGATTATCAAGGAGCTTTAACTATAACTTGTTACTTTATCGTAGCTATTTTTGGACTATATGTGGTAAACTCTTAA
- a CDS encoding DNA polymerase III subunit delta': MLFSEILGLTHIKSYLTTSVERGRIPHAQLFVGPNGSGTLPMAIAYAQYILCQNKDGENTGGIQSCNLKFDHLAHPDLHFAYPVATNDKVKKHPTANHFAEEWRTFIKENPYGSIFDWYLLLGIEKKQGQIGVDEALDVVKKLSLKSYEGGYKVMLIWMANKMNIAASNKLLKLIEEPPEKTVFILIAEDEEQLIQTIRSRCQVLHFPPLGEQVIKDAVKASEGLSDAEALKIAHQANGDYSKALHLLHHDGGDDQFEDWFIQWVRTAFRAKGNKSAVNDLINWSESIAGSGRETQKKFLNYCLDFFRQALLLNYGADDLVFLEPQTNGFKLQNFAPFIHGANIMDISNELQDAIYHIERNGNAKIILTDLSIKLTRLLHKTP; the protein is encoded by the coding sequence ATGCTTTTTTCGGAAATATTAGGACTTACACATATTAAAAGTTATCTCACTACGAGTGTAGAACGAGGTCGTATTCCGCATGCGCAACTTTTTGTTGGTCCTAATGGCAGTGGTACTTTGCCTATGGCAATCGCCTATGCTCAGTATATTTTATGTCAAAATAAGGATGGTGAAAACACGGGAGGTATCCAATCTTGTAATCTAAAATTTGATCATCTGGCACATCCTGATTTACATTTTGCGTATCCTGTTGCCACCAATGATAAGGTAAAAAAACATCCTACTGCAAATCACTTTGCTGAAGAATGGCGAACCTTTATAAAAGAAAACCCATATGGAAGCATTTTTGACTGGTATCTATTATTGGGAATCGAAAAAAAACAAGGTCAAATTGGTGTAGACGAAGCATTGGATGTAGTAAAAAAACTATCTTTAAAAAGTTATGAAGGTGGTTATAAAGTGATGTTGATATGGATGGCAAATAAAATGAATATCGCCGCTTCAAACAAACTACTCAAGTTAATCGAAGAGCCACCAGAAAAAACAGTTTTTATTCTGATTGCTGAGGATGAAGAACAATTGATACAAACCATAAGATCCCGATGTCAGGTTTTACATTTCCCTCCTTTGGGTGAGCAAGTGATTAAAGACGCTGTAAAAGCATCTGAAGGCCTTTCTGATGCAGAAGCATTAAAGATTGCACATCAAGCAAATGGGGATTATAGTAAGGCATTACATTTATTACATCACGATGGTGGGGATGATCAGTTTGAAGATTGGTTTATACAGTGGGTACGAACAGCTTTTAGAGCAAAGGGTAATAAATCCGCTGTTAATGATTTAATTAATTGGAGTGAATCGATAGCTGGTTCCGGAAGAGAAACACAAAAGAAATTTCTTAATTACTGTCTAGATTTTTTCAGACAGGCGCTCTTATTAAATTACGGAGCTGATGATCTTGTGTTTTTAGAACCTCAAACAAATGGTTTTAAACTTCAGAATTTTGCGCCTTTTATTCACGGAGCAAACATTATGGATATTAGCAATGAGCTTCAGGATGCTATCTACCATATCGAGCGCAATGGTAATGCTAAAATTATTCTAACTGATTTATCCATTAAGTTAACACGATTACTTCATAAAACCCCTTAA
- a CDS encoding LysM peptidoglycan-binding domain-containing protein translates to MNKNCWLYLSFIFCLSTLQAQDTIPSSTNTKTSRILSLDKELTLKKDTVQVIDTTKVISTIGELKTTTFTKTSAKDSVMYSAQDHPKMAQLDAIWKQELYNSSLFDTIYKSVTELEYEPVEYVDLPTDTLKARLAELNARTPFNVEYNPSLESVIKNYLKNRHEHLERLMALSEFYFPLFEQELDNQNIPLEIKYLAIVESALKPRAKSRVGATGLWQFMFGTGKMFGLEVSSYVDERMDPIMATQAACKYLASLYRVFGDWDLALASYNSGPGNVTKAIRRSGGYKNYWNIRHNLPRETAGYLPAFLATMYIFEYAEEHGFKPRRPEFAYFETDTIKVKQMITLDQVSEVMDINMEELQFLNPSYKLDIIPHIKDENYVLRLPLDQVGKFVTNENQLYALAQEEFNKREKPLPKFIEANDRIRYRVRSGDFLGKIARRYGVRVSQIKRWNGLRSNNLRIGQRLTIYPRRPSVDRPKKKTNTKTAVASANSGSSEVYTVKSGDTLWSISQKFKGVSIENLRSWNNISGTGIKPGMKLKLSKS, encoded by the coding sequence ATGAATAAAAATTGTTGGTTATATCTTAGTTTTATTTTTTGCCTTAGCACACTGCAGGCTCAGGATACTATTCCTTCATCCACAAATACAAAAACTTCCAGAATACTATCACTTGATAAAGAGCTTACACTAAAAAAAGATACTGTTCAGGTAATTGATACGACCAAAGTGATTAGTACAATAGGCGAACTAAAAACCACAACATTCACAAAGACCAGTGCTAAGGATAGTGTGATGTATTCTGCACAAGATCATCCAAAAATGGCACAATTAGATGCTATTTGGAAACAAGAATTATACAATTCTAGTTTATTTGATACGATCTATAAGTCGGTTACAGAATTAGAATACGAGCCGGTAGAGTATGTAGATCTTCCTACGGATACGTTAAAAGCTAGATTAGCAGAATTGAATGCCCGTACTCCTTTTAACGTGGAGTATAATCCTTCATTAGAAAGTGTTATTAAGAATTATCTTAAGAATCGTCACGAGCATTTAGAAAGACTAATGGCCTTAAGTGAATTTTATTTTCCATTATTCGAACAAGAGCTGGATAATCAGAATATCCCTTTAGAAATAAAATATTTGGCAATTGTAGAATCTGCATTAAAACCGAGAGCGAAATCTAGAGTTGGTGCAACCGGGCTTTGGCAATTTATGTTTGGAACCGGTAAAATGTTTGGGTTAGAAGTTAGCTCATATGTAGACGAACGCATGGACCCTATTATGGCGACACAAGCTGCCTGTAAATATTTAGCAAGTCTTTATCGCGTATTTGGTGATTGGGATCTGGCACTGGCATCATACAATTCGGGACCAGGAAATGTTACTAAAGCAATAAGAAGAAGTGGCGGATATAAGAATTACTGGAACATTCGTCATAACCTCCCAAGGGAGACAGCAGGATATCTACCTGCATTTTTGGCAACAATGTATATTTTTGAATATGCAGAAGAACATGGATTTAAGCCTAGACGACCAGAATTTGCATATTTCGAAACGGATACTATTAAAGTAAAACAAATGATCACTTTAGATCAGGTTTCTGAAGTTATGGATATCAATATGGAAGAGTTACAGTTTCTAAATCCTTCATATAAATTAGATATCATTCCGCATATAAAAGATGAAAACTATGTGTTGCGTTTGCCACTAGATCAAGTAGGTAAGTTTGTTACAAACGAAAATCAATTATATGCACTTGCGCAGGAAGAGTTCAATAAACGAGAAAAACCACTTCCTAAGTTTATTGAAGCTAATGATAGAATCAGGTATCGAGTACGTAGTGGAGATTTCTTAGGAAAAATAGCTAGAAGATATGGAGTACGTGTAAGCCAAATAAAGAGATGGAATGGACTAAGAAGTAATAATCTTAGGATCGGACAGCGATTAACTATATATCCACGCAGACCTTCTGTGGATAGGCCAAAAAAGAAAACAAATACTAAAACAGCTGTTGCAAGTGCTAACTCAGGAAGCTCTGAAGTGTATACCGTAAAATCAGGGGATACTTTATGGAGCATTTCACAAAAGTTTAAAGGAGTCTCTATCGAAAACCTCAGAAGTTGGAACAATATCAGCGGTACAGGAATTAAACCAGGTATGAAGTTAAAATTGTCTAAATCCTAG
- a CDS encoding type IX secretion system membrane protein PorP/SprF, which translates to MRTYTRHMIIAIVLLMTIVGNRSYAQEFFAPVQNQYIADNPYLISSAYAGVGDCWQVRASGFEQWVDIADAPGTQSISIDGRISDRSGVGAILFNDKNGATSQKGVQLSFAHHLTLNEYTNQYLSFGISYKFTQFGIDTSQFNDGDPDLPPSESLENVSVNNSNFDIGVLYRLGRFFLSANAVNLLQKEIDDFNPTEPSSIQNYYVYSGYTFYDRFSDIEIEPSVLYQNFAGDGRSTADLNLKVRKLHRGDYYWAGISLRSLVDQDFKPLSVSPMIGIKKANFYVAYGYQVNVNEVFDASNAAGSHMITLGIDFGCRQSKCGCTY; encoded by the coding sequence ATGAGAACGTACACAAGACATATGATAATAGCTATAGTTTTATTAATGACTATAGTAGGCAATAGAAGTTATGCTCAGGAGTTTTTTGCACCAGTTCAGAACCAATATATCGCAGATAATCCATATTTAATTTCTAGTGCCTATGCAGGTGTGGGAGATTGCTGGCAGGTTCGTGCTTCCGGTTTTGAACAATGGGTAGATATCGCGGATGCCCCAGGGACTCAATCGATATCTATAGATGGTCGTATTTCTGATCGTTCAGGAGTAGGTGCAATCTTGTTTAATGATAAAAACGGAGCTACCTCACAGAAAGGTGTTCAGTTATCGTTTGCACATCATTTAACGTTGAACGAGTATACTAATCAGTATTTATCTTTTGGTATTAGTTATAAATTTACACAGTTTGGTATTGATACTTCCCAGTTTAATGATGGAGACCCGGACTTACCACCTAGTGAATCCTTGGAAAACGTATCAGTGAATAACTCTAATTTTGACATTGGAGTACTGTATAGATTAGGACGATTTTTCTTAAGTGCCAATGCAGTAAATTTATTGCAGAAAGAGATAGATGATTTTAATCCAACAGAACCATCATCGATACAGAATTACTATGTGTATTCTGGGTATACTTTTTATGATCGATTTAGTGATATAGAGATAGAACCATCAGTGTTATATCAGAATTTCGCAGGTGATGGAAGGAGTACAGCAGATTTAAATTTAAAGGTAAGAAAGTTACATAGAGGAGATTATTATTGGGCAGGAATAAGTCTTAGATCATTAGTGGATCAGGACTTTAAACCCCTATCAGTATCTCCAATGATTGGTATTAAAAAGGCCAACTTTTATGTTGCCTATGGGTATCAAGTTAATGTAAATGAGGTATTTGATGCAAGTAATGCTGCTGGATCCCATATGATTACTCTTGGAATAGATTTCGGGTGTAGGCAAAGTAAATGTGGATGTACATATTAA